The genomic DNA AGCAACGTGCCCTGGCTTCTTACTTTTCAGTGCAGTGGGGGTTTATTTTAGCTGtaaaaatgagtttttaatGTATAGAGGAGCTTGGCAGCTTCAGTGGGGGGGGAAAtcataattaaaacatttaatactGGTGAGCTGCACTTGCAGCAAATCTTGGGGGTTTGGCTCCATTCTGCTTCATTTGCAGCTATTTAGTGAAAGATTCATCTAAAAAATGGAtcttgaagaaaggaaaaatttcccTGACAACAATTTTTCAAGTGCCTTGGAGTTTTACACAAATTTTGAGATGTAAAATTTACTGTATACAGGCCTCCAGTTTTCCTGTTTCCTCCCACTTGCTGGCATCAAGTTTTGTGCTTTACAGAGCAACGCTGGATCACAGGTAGAGTTTGGGAGGAAAGaagaggcagcacagggcagctcctTCCTAACTGAAAATCTCCCTTCAGTCTGGTCCTGGTCCTGATTCATTTATCTGCTTGCAGCTGCTTCGTTTTGCAGCACTTTGTAATTCAAATTCTGGTTTGGCATTAGaggaataataattttaataattttgctgCCTTGTCTTCTGCTAAATTGAAAATCCCGCATTTATGTTCTGCATCTGAAGGGTTTGAAGAGTTTTGTGCTGAGAAGAATTTATAATACATTGGTGCTAATGACATATCTCTCTTGTCCCACCcttctcccccctttttttctcaggACTATTTTCCTAGTATTGTTGTTTTCTCAGTATGCCAGAAATGTCAAATTTCCCTTGCCCATTTACAAATCCAAGAAAGGATGGACAGCATacaggctgcagcttttcaagATGTTCCCTGTAAGTTGTTGAACTTGTTCTTcatttggcaaaaaaaaaagaaaattacttctgtttcaggaggtttttttccttggttttgatttttcttaataataaaACAGCTCACAGAGGTGAGCTAAAAGCTTAAATGGATTTATTGGAAACTTAACAGCTCGTTGGCCACAGGAAATACTCTGATTTTGTGGCCACTCTGGTGTCTGCCTCTGCTGAGGAGCTGTTGAAGTGATGGAGAGCcaggaggggagggcagggcagagaaGAAGGGAGGTTTGTGCTCAGGGAAAGTCTAAACCAAGCCCTCCAAGCAGGGCTGCTGAGATCCTTAGCGTCTCCTCTTACCAAAGCAATCCCCCTGGTGAAAGGCTGCTCTTTATTCCTCTGGTAAAACTGAGACTAATTCCCTGGTTTGTTCAGGTGCCCGTTTGGAGACTTGCCCATTTGTTAAGGAGAGGAGAGACTTGCTCTGATTCCAAGGCTTTTGAAGAGCACCTTCCTTGGGGCGGCGGGGGGGTGGGCACCGCTGGGTCTGTCGCAGGACGCGCTGCTCCTTCAGACTCGCGCGTGTGCAGCGGATCCCGAACGGGAGCTGAGAGTTACTTTATTAgctttcctgctcctctctcccagaTCATTCTGGCTATCCTGGTGTCGTGGCTGCTGTGCTTCATCTTCACGGTGACGGACGTGTTTCCCCCGGACAGCTCCAAGTACGGCTTCTACGCGCGCACGGACGCGCGCCGGGGCGTGCTGCTGGTGGCCCCCTGGTTCAAGGTCCCTTACCCCTGTAAGTGTGGCTGCTCCCCAGCAATGCTTTGTGGCATTCCTGTTGTTCAGAAGCTCTGTGGTACATCCCATAACACTTGGGGATGatccatgcctggaagtgtcccaggccaggctggatggggttggagcagcctgggacagtggaaggggtccctgcccGTGGAAGGGGTCCCTGCTCAtggaaggggtccctgcccatggcaggggtgagaCTCtggaaggtcccttccaacccaaaccactccacaATTCTAACGCACACCTATCAGTACTTTCTGGCTGGGGCTGatgctttttccttgtttccctcTTCAGTTGATACCTTAAGGTCTTACCTGAGGAAGGCTGAGTTTCTCAAACTGCAATTTGTAGAGAGCTCTTGCAGGGCTTATCTGGGCATGTCTTCTGATAACAAGTGACTGTGCCTGTAAGGTGGAATTGCAGGGACTGCCTGATTTATCTGTCCTTGGCAATGCTGTTAGTGTTATACAATGTCAAGGACGGGTTAttacagctctgctgaagtcaTTGACTCTCGTCGTGTAAAGAATCACTGTTGTGGGGAGTTTCTCCCAGCTTACTGCACTTCCCTGCCCCAAACACACCCATTCCTAAACGAACACAACTGTTAATGACACAAAAATGCCCTGACTTGCCAAGGCAGTGCTGGCACGAGGCCGATGGGCAAGTCAGAGGATGCCAGGTCCTGCTTATCAGAGGgcaatgaaattatttacagGTGAGCACCAAGCACTTTACACAATGTTTTGGATGCTTTGGATGTATTTTTATGTTGTCTGCCTCTGTAAAGCTGCTAAAGGCTGTGTTTATGGCATGAGGTTGCACAGCTGGTTCACCCTTCAGAAATTAACAGGGTAATAAGAGAATAATATTCTTTTAGAATAGAATTATAGAAATTACCAGCTGTACCACTACACTGTGATGAGGCAGCTTCGTTGTGGTTTTCCACATGCTTTGGTTCTTAAAAGAAACCACTTCTAAAGCAGAAGATGAAGAATAGAAGCTTTtgggaaagaagaggaggaaaactcCACCCTGATTAGCCTTTCGTACTTGTGAGGTTCATTCACTCTTGTGTGACTGAAGATCCCTTTGTTGCAAGAGGCTCATCTATTTCAAAGAGATAAAAGCATCGAGGCAATTGCTGTGGAAAACCTGCCAGGCTTTTCTGCAGGCTTAAattaatcttattttctctaCTACAAAAGTTTGGAACTGGGAGGTGTTTGTgcagtgagcagagctgcttgTTGCCCATCCTCTTTAGTAGACTAAACTTGTGACCAAAGACGGAGCTTTTGGAGCAGTAATAATTACGTGGCATTTGCCTCACTGACCAGAATTGTTTTCTCACAAGCTGTAGCTCAAATTCCTGATTTCTGAACAGGAGAAGTTTTTTTAGTGGTGTTTTATGGTTCTCTGGGATTTTTCCAAGTGTGATGAAAGCAGTTGGTTTGGCAGtttctcctttgctgctttCATCTCCTTGAACTTGCCAGACCGTGTTAGAGTGAAGGGAGTTTGTTGTTTCCATTAAGGAGAAATAAACAGTGCCCAGGACAGTGCTGGGCAGTGGCGAGCCCCCCCTCAATCCCAGGGTCACTTCTGGGACCTCACAAGAGAGaccttgaggggctggagcgtgtccagggcagggaacggagctgggaaggggctggagccccaggagcggctgagggagctgggaaaggggctgagcctggagcaaaggggGATCAGGGTGGGTATGGGGGAATATTTCTTCCCCAgaagggctgcccagggcagtgctggagtcaccatccctggggggattcagcagccctgtggatgtggcacttggggacaaggtcagtggtggccttggcagtgcgGGGGGATcagttggattcaatgatcataaaggtccttcccaacccagaccattccacGGTTCCCTCAGACTGATGTTTGTTTTGATGCCCAGACTGTTCCTTGGGGCAGGagagatttcagttttgttctctTCACAGTTCAGTGGGGGCTGCCAACCATTTCTGCCGCGGGGGTGATCGGGATGCTGAGCGCCGTCGTCGCCAGCATCATCGAGTCCATCGGAGATTACTACGCCTGTGCCAGGCTGTCCTGTGCTCCTCCTCCACCCATCCATGCAATAAACAGGTTTGTCCaaagaagaaatgctttctgtgTCTCAGGCTGCTTGGGTTTTTACTTTTCTCCCCTTGGGATAAGACAGGAATGTGCTCTGAGATGAAATGTTACAGTTTGGTCAAACACAAGGGCCAAGGATCTGAAATTCAGGATGAAACTGTCATCTCGAATTATTTTGTTGCAAATGGAATCCCAGTCCTACTCCTGCTGGAGTCTGGGGAAGTTAATAGCACAAATTCCATAGGGATAGAACTCTAAACTGGTTCTGGGATTGGGGTTGTCAAATTCACCTGGAATGCAGTTTAGAAACAAAGGGCAGCtctgaattttttcatttatttgaattCTTTATATTATATGATTTTCTCAGTTTAAGAAAGTGGGTATCTAAGATTCAGGAAACAGAGCTCCAATGTGTTTTCCAGGTGTGTTGGAGCTTGAAACATGAACTATAAGAATTCCATAATGGAACAGATGCCCCAACAGGCCCCCCTGTGGCATTCAGCCTTAAAACACCCTCCGAGTGAATCTGTGCTTGtacaaatttgttttctgcttgggATTTACAGGGGGATTTTCATCGAGGGTCTCTCCTGTGTTCTGGACGGAGTGTTTGGGACAGGGAATGGAtccacctcctccagccccaaCATTGGTGTCCTGGGCATCACAAAGGTAAAGGGCTTTGCCCTCAGGGACTCGAGTGTTTCCTCTCCTCGGGTGTGTTCCTTATGGTCATGATCCTGTTCCAGGAGACCATTCTGCTCCATTCCTCATGCAGACAAACTTCCCAGATCGTTCTGAATGTACCTGGCTGTCTGAACCAGCTCTTGTCCAAGGGAAATGCATTATTCTACATCAGGAGCTCAAAACTCCTTTTATTTAAAGGCAGTTAGAATCCCCATAATGCAGATGCTGCTGCATAAACTATCTCTTGGAAAACTCAGGCAGCATTCCAGAGCTCTGGGGTGGTTTGAGTTGAGGCATGAACACTGTAAACTGTATAGAAATTGGTGCTTTTTGGATGTCTTGGCTCTCAAAAGCATCAGAAGGAAGTGACTTTTTAATGCCTCACTTACACAGTAAAATGCAACTTGAGGTGCTTGGGCTTTATCTACATCTGTACCGGGGCACTGCACTGACGCAGGGGCTGCAGTCAAGGTCATTTCACAGTTAAATGTACCctaaatgtttgtttttaaggcTTAGGGGTTTACGTATTTCTTGTGACGTTGCTCAACGAAATACACGAGCTCTTGAGGAATTCCTTTGCTCACAAAGACTGGATCTGTGCCTGGAGCCAGGAGGCCTtgggctgcagagctctgcttgaTAGTGTTAATTAAACCTTGGTAAGAAATAGCAGCAGCATTGGTAAAGTAGTTTATGTTGTAAACAGGTCCATCTTTTTGGGTTAATGTGGAAACCATCAATACTTCAGTGCAAGGATAGAAAATGTCTGTCCTCCACTTGCAGTAACTCATCCCCCTGGCCTCATCCCATATAAATGATACATTTGTCTTCAGCCGTTCCTTCTGCTGCACAAAGGCTGATTCtcttgggtttggggtgcaACACAACACTAAGAGCACCACCTGCTGTCTGTCCCAGTTGCCATTCAGCTGCTGATGGAAATTCCCTAGGAGGAGTTTTGGTCAGAAAAATCCTTAAAGAAAGGTTTATTCTGTTCTGCCTCCTTTCTGTTGTTGCTTGATGAGGGCTGAGATGAATTAACAGCCCTTTTATTATGAGCAGCCCACAGAAATGAGTGTGCATTTCATCCTGGAGCAGTGGAACTTGGATGCTGAAgtggcagctgtggcagggagtGGAGCTGCCCAGTTGGGCTGTTCAGGGCACGTGCTGCCACGGGGAATGTGCCTTGCCCAGAGTGGCACAGCTGGATGGCTCTGCAACACTGCTTGCTCTTGTTCCCCTGCCTGCACATCCATTcccaaaaacccaacagttTTTCAACTTCAAATAGAATTTTGGCATTGAGATACTCTGCTGTTCATTTGGGAGGGGAAATCTTCAGTGCTGCACCATCCTGCTGATCCCAGGGCATTTCCCTCCCTTGAAGTTGGGATATAATTACACTAAGAATTTAAATTCAGCTGGATGGAGGTGCTGCAGAGTCTTTGAGCTGGCGTGAGTTTTATTTGATGAGAGGAGCATCAATTACCTCTGATTAGCTGGGGCTAAAGCAGCTCGTGCCAGAGTGGTGATGCTGAAATGGAGGTACCAGGTACTATTCCATGCACTCCAAAACAATCACTTCAGGTGTTGTGTGCTGGGAATAAATACAGAGCCTGAGCTAAATGCTGCCCAGGATgtttccagcagctttccagagGAGCTTAATTTGTTGGCCTTGTAGTGATGGAGCATTTGCATAACTGAATGTCACTATCATGCAGGTTTTCAAAGAATCTGCCTGTTTCTGGCAGGGAGGTAATTGTAGGACAAGGTATCAGCGGCCCTAAGGAAATGAATATCTTTATAAAGAGTAGAGAAAGGTGCCAGCTAAATTCTGTTGTAGTTCCAGTTAATGGTGCAGCTTCTGTTTGCAGGGGAAGGATCTCACCTGGCAGCTCAGCAGTGAGGAATGTGGGGGATGGAAGGActtttcccctctccaggcCTGATGGATCTGTTGTTCCTCATTTTGCTCCTTTAGCTCAGTCACACATGATCAACAAAtgaatatttcctttttgaaCCCCGGTGCTCTGTACCAGGGGACCTGCAAAGGGCTTTTCTAGAAACCATCCTAATGTAAAAGTGGCCGTTTTTTGTCCCTGGGCCACCTATTATGGCAGTAAAACTGTTAAAATACCAGCTGTTCAGGTTTATCCACTaccactgcagcacagagaccCCCTGATTGCTTGAATTTTgaatgcttaaaataaaactgggaaGGAAGTGCAGGCCCTTGGTTTCAGTATTAGCACAGCCCTGATTTGCATGAGGCTGTGCATTCAGCCCTGGTCTCTGAGGATGTCACAAAACCAGCTGCTAATCTCAGTTTAGAAATCTGCACCTCCTTCACATGAACTGGTGACTGTTCCATCTATCCCTGCATCCAGGGGCAGCAACACATGGAATTTATTTTCCCACTTGCCATCTCTCCTCGGTGTGGTTtgtcttgttttgctttctctcttgcaGCTGGGTTGCACCACACTTCATGGTGATTGTGGCTGCAGCAGTTCCAGATGGTTTTAGGGCTGGCTTGGTGCTCTCAGCCCCAAGGCAGGGAAGCTGTGCTTgggtgcagagcagctgtgcctcAGCTGAGCCTTTCAGCACCAAAATAAAACACGCGCGGAGCTGGAAACGAGCTCAGGTTCAAACTGAACAGTAAAAGCAAACGCCAGCTGTGAGGCTGGGCTGAGTGCAGACCTTAcccagtgccctgtgctgtTTCCCTGCAGGTTGGGAGCCGCAGGGTGATCCAGTACGGGGCAGCcttcatgctgctgctgggcatgGTGGGCAAGTTCAGCGCTCTCTTCGCGTCGCTGCCCGACCCCGTGCTCGGGGCTCTCTTCTGCACCCTCTTCGGTAAGGGCATTGCTGCTCCTCTTTGCTGTTCTGAggattttgctgtctttttttattGAAGGAAAGGACTTTATCTTCAAGCTGATCTTCGGGTTTGTTTTGTATTCAGGGATGATCACGGCCGTGGGTCTGTCAAACCTCCAGTTCATTGATCTGAATTCTTCTCGTAATCTCTTTGTACTtggattttccattttcttcgGGCTCGTCCTCCCAAGCTATCTCAAACAGAACCCTCTGGTCACAGGTACGTGTTCCTGCCCCTTCTCATCAGCGTTTTTGCCTTGTGCTCACATGCAGAGTCCATCCAGGTACAGAGTGCCTGAGAAAACCCAGATTAGGGAGCCAGTAAAGGCTGTAGGTCTAGacaagctctgtgtgtgctcagagcagaaTTCATTGGGAGGTTGAGACCTGCAGGGAATGTTCCAGTTGGATGCAGCTgaagcttttctgctttctctgggTGCATTGCAGAGCAATGGAAGGAGGCAGTTACCAGCTGggctgaaagaaaaactgaaagggTGAATGTGAGTTGGAAATTATGTTAAAAGATTGAGGGGAAGCACCAAGGCAGGGTTTGGaaggtggggatttttttgggggttgaAACTTTCTGTCACGCAGACGTATTCTGAGCGTGAACTTTAGTTTTAGTGAATTCCTTTAACTGTTAATGAAGTCATAGCTTTGAGGAGTTCACTGGGAaggatttctgttttaatattaCCCTCAGCAGTGGTTGTGACAGTGTATGTCACCAAAGATGGACTCAAAGGAAATACTTCactgctttgggtttgtttggggttttttaaacaaaatattacctgacttttctttccactgtGCCTTCAGACCAGGATTTAAGGGCATATCTGTCCTGCTGTAAGTGGTTAGAAAAGCAGATCCTTCAAGCGTTATGTGGTTGATGCAGTGTTCTTCCATAAGAATTCTTGCCCCTCCAAAAAGTAAAGATTTatgaaaagaattatttcagtcCCCACAATTTTACAATCtgaatgtttctcttttccattttatggTTTTCTGCTTAGTTCAGATCAGTCGTGTCTGCAGTAGGAGCTAAAACGGTGTTTTGTGGCATTTCTGTGAGCAGCTGAGAGTTCTTGAAGTTGCATTTTGGGGAGCAATGTCCCATGGTGGTGCACTGGGGGAAGGTTCTTGTGCACCAATCCCCACGTGGTTCAAGCAAATCCCTCACTGACCTCAGGAACAAGTGTTCCTGGTTGGCCTGGGTGTGAATCAGCAGGATGTGGATGATGATAAACCCCCAGATGagctcttttttccctgttgctgCAGGAATAGCAGGCATTGATCAGGTGCTGAACGTCCTGCTCACCACAGCCATGTTCGTCGGGGGCTGCGTCGCCTTCATCCTGGATAACACCAtcccaggtgagccctgagcctgccctttccctggataacagcagcattccctggaggCGtgcaagaggagcaggagatgcCTGCTTTTGGGGCTGCCTGTTCCACACCAGGAGCAGAGTCCTTAACCTGCCCTCCCTTTCCCTGAGAACACCTGGAATCCTTCCCAGGTTAAGCTTCCATCCTGTTAAACACCTTAAAAGAGCtgacaaaaaccaaaccagtctCCAGAGGAAAGAGTAAAACTGGTTTTAAGATCCAAATGGAGAAATTTGCCTTGACTTCCAgttccaaaataaaacagataatgtgtttttcccttttcctgcctttttgaGGAATCTGGAAGATCTTTCCAGAGCTTTGCTGAACATGGTGGCTGAGCCttgaggttttctttcttcttttaggcCTGTGTGTTCATGCAAAGATATCcatgaatatatatattcttcTCCTTTATTTTGACTTGTAGGGAGCCCTGAAGAAAGGGGAATACGGAAATGGAAGAAGGGGGTTGGTAAAGGAAGCAAATCCCTGGAGGGCATGGAAACGTATGATCTGCCTTTTGGCAtgaacttcattaaaaaatacaggtGTTTCAGCTTCCTGCCCATCAGCCCCACCTTCATGGGATACACGTGGAAAGGCTTCAGGAAAAGCAGTAACTGCAGGAGTTCAGACGAAGATTCGGAAGCTACAGTATAGCCTTAGCTGAAATTATATTATCTAGTTGTAGTAAAAGATGTATTTGCAGTTTCTTGCTGATTAAGAAGcattaaaatatatgttttgtATATCTGCATTTAAATTCTGGAACCAGAGCTGAGAcggatttaaaaaaaaaaaaaaaaagataaaaaaagtttttccagctgtgggTGGTGGGAGCCAGGTCTGGTGTCTCAGGGGCAAATCCCACTGATTTTGGGAAGTTGGAGAGAGCTGTGCACCTAagtctgtttgttttaaatggatTTAGGTCCTGCAGGTGTGTAGGTGCTGCTGCAAACCTTTCGTTTTCATGGTGATTTTATTGAAGCTCTTGGCGTTGGTTACGCCAGGAAAGCTGAACCTCggagaaggaggggggaaaaagagagagaaaaggaaaaatacttcctTCTGATTGCATCAAATCCCACAGATGCTGTTCTTTACTCAGTGATTTGCACGTTCCACATTCTCAGTGCCCTGGAAACGGGGTTCAGCTGGTGCTGGCACATCGTGAGAGTGTTTAAATCTGAATTATCAGTGGCTTCAGTGACATCCAGTGTTAAGACAGGAAGTTTCTGGAATAACTTTGCCCTTGAAAAAAGCCATGACTGATTTggctcagtgctgcagaagccacttatttcacagcatttctcatttttaaacgTTTGCTTTTCCCACCTGGGAT from Corvus moneduloides isolate bCorMon1 chromosome 27, bCorMon1.pri, whole genome shotgun sequence includes the following:
- the SLC23A2 gene encoding solute carrier family 23 member 2, translating into MQVVDVLETMGIGKNTTSKSVEAGGSTEGKYEDESKHPTFFTLPVVINGGATSSGDQDTEDTELMAIYTTENGIAEKSSLAETLDSSGSLDAQRTDMIYTIEDVPPWYLCIFLGLQHYLTCFSGTIAVPFLLADAMCVGFDQWATSQLIGTIFFCVGITTLLQTTFGCRLPLFQASAFAFLAPARAILSLEKWKCNNTDITVTNGTAELLHTEHIWYPRIREIQGAIIMSSLIEVVIGLLGLPGALLRYIGPLTITPTVALIGLSGFQAAGERAGKHWGIAMLTIFLVLLFSQYARNVKFPLPIYKSKKGWTAYRLQLFKMFPIILAILVSWLLCFIFTVTDVFPPDSSKYGFYARTDARRGVLLVAPWFKVPYPFQWGLPTISAAGVIGMLSAVVASIIESIGDYYACARLSCAPPPPIHAINRGIFIEGLSCVLDGVFGTGNGSTSSSPNIGVLGITKVGSRRVIQYGAAFMLLLGMVGKFSALFASLPDPVLGALFCTLFGMITAVGLSNLQFIDLNSSRNLFVLGFSIFFGLVLPSYLKQNPLVTGIAGIDQVLNVLLTTAMFVGGCVAFILDNTIPGSPEERGIRKWKKGVGKGSKSLEGMETYDLPFGMNFIKKYRCFSFLPISPTFMGYTWKGFRKSSNCRSSDEDSEATV